The proteins below are encoded in one region of Telopea speciosissima isolate NSW1024214 ecotype Mountain lineage chromosome 10, Tspe_v1, whole genome shotgun sequence:
- the LOC122641694 gene encoding nucleotide-sugar uncharacterized transporter 2, whose translation MGLLDPLIVRDARKFIKRKDSDAGEAGQALEELRGSLFNELRTSEGAKRQQQRFCGPSVALTFNFFVAVGIILANKLVMGKVGFNFPIFLTLIHYSAAWVLLAIFKALSLLPISPPSKSTPYSSLFFLGAVMSFSTGLANISLKHNSVGFYQMAKISVTPTIVLSEFILFRKKVSFNKVLALTVVSIGVAVATVTDLEFNLFGACVALAWIIPSAINKILWSNLQQKGNWTALALMWKTTPVTIFFLLALMPWLDPPGVLSFKWDFNSTSAITISAVLGFLLQWSGALALGATSATSHVVLGQFKTCVIMLGGYLIFSSDPGSMSICGAVAALCGMAVYTSLNLQEVEEANEQIRKQNSFPLTPKISAGGATEKQDVKNNAPEAV comes from the exons ATGGGTTTGTTAGATCCATTGATCGTGAGAGATGCAAGGAAATTTATCAAACGCAAAGACAGCGACGCAGGCGAAgcag GGCAAGCATTGGAGGAATTGAGAGGTTCTCTCTTCAACGAGCTTCGAACCTCAGAAGGAGCTAAGCGTCAACAACAACGGTTTTGTGGACCTTCTGTGGCACTGACCTTCAACTTCTTCGTCGCCGTTGGAATAATCCTGGCAAACAAATTG GTTATGGGGAAGGTTGGATTTAATTTTCCAATCTTCCTCACATTGATCCACTATTCCGCTGCGTGGGTACTGCTAGCAATTTTCAAAGCACTTTCATTGCTTCCCATATCTCCTCCTTCCAAGTCCACACCatactcttctctctttttcttgggTGCTGTCATGTCTTTCTCTACTGGCCTTGCCAATATCAGCCTAAAGCATAACAG TGTTGGGTTCTACCAGATGGCTAAGATTTCGGTCACTCCAACCATTGTCCTGTCCGAGTTCATTCTCTTCAGGAAAAAGGTTTCCTTCAATAAG GTTCTGGCTCTTACTGTTGTCTCAATCGGTGTTGCAGTGGCCACTGTGACAGATTTAGAGTTCAACTTGTTTGGTGCCTGTGTTGCATTAGCATGGATAATCCCAAGTGCTATAAATAAAATTCTCTGGTCTAATCTGCAACAGAAAGGCAACTGGACTGCTCTAGC GTTGATGTGGAAGACCACACCAGTGACTATCTTTTTCTTGCTGGCTTTGATGCCATGGCTAGACCCACCTGGAGTGTTGTCCTTCAAGTGGGATTTCAACAGCACATCTGCTATCACCATATCAGCTGTCCTTGGCTTTCTCCTTCAATGGTCTGGAGCTTTGGCACTTGG TGCAACATCAGCAACTTCCCACGTTGTTTTAGGTCAGTTCAAGACTTGTGTGATCATGCTAGGAGGATACCTAATTTTCAGTTCAGATCCTGGGTCTATGAGCATCTGTGGAGCTGTTGCGGCTCTTTGTGGAATGGCAGTGTATACCTCACTCAACTTACAGGAAGTAGAAGAGGCAAATGAGCAGATCAGAAAGCAGAATTCATTTCCTTTGACACCCAAAATCAGTGCTGGTGGCGCCACAGAAAAGCAAGATGTAAAGAATAATGCCCCGGAAGCTGTCTGA
- the LOC122644274 gene encoding coiled-coil domain-containing protein 22 isoform X2, with translation MCCLRQFLYPSEEDSHKLVRFLVEKISETSQGRNAANRKEIKARLRGEEDKYKDSLKDRIEEADHSGVNRNNETVMSRLKELKLEPVSSDPLTDDTFLHGSLEAELISEQGNEPAVALIPETRSLKSMEKEELSEVEDLKIPMKEFEHSWTDAIVTEEHTAQRHGTLVAEFGQNISRKEQLSKLRTEIEDLRNQENMLVEQLTDQASEYHHLENELELLKAVEEMAFDEKHPVDFYVEELNKQVEAGRQKLVELEVQWDAFRKPLEERKRSVEDSLCAEKPEMLEKLQKVKEFELETEAVIFEIQKRKEDHSRLSAELENQTKIASRKSYIQRITEITKNSRKQDADVERILQETRELQLESNSIQERLHRSYAVLEEMVFRDAKKDPVRRQAYRLLTSIHESFQQISEKILSIDRTRREAAEQDAKLTTMSSRSLDINKLQADLEAIRRENEFLEQKLQHN, from the exons ATGTGTTGCTTACGGCAGTTCCTGTATCCTTCTGAAGAAGACTCTCATAAATTGGTGAGATTTTTGGTGGAGAAAATATCAGAAACTTCACAAGGCAGAAATGCTGCAAACAGAAAGGAGATCAAGGCTAGATTAAGAGGAGAGGAAGATAAATATAAAGATTCTTTGAAGGATAGGATAGAAGAGGCTGATCATTCAGGGGTGAATCGGAATAATGAGACTGTAATGAGTAGATTGAAAGAGCTGAAGCTGGAACCAGTGTCATCAGACCCTCTGACTGATGACACCTTTCTCCATGGGTCCCTTGAGGCTGAATTGATTTCAGAACAGGGGAATGAACCAGCCGTTGCCCTCATACCTGAAACAAGGTCTCTGAAGTCCATGGAGAAAGAGGAGCTGAGTGAAGTGGAAGATCTCAAAATCCCAATGAAAGAATTTGAGCATTCATGGACAGATGCAATTGTTACTGAAGAACATACAGCCCAGAGACATGGTACCCTTGTTGCAGAGTTTGGACAGAACATATCACGTAAAGAACAATTATCCAAG CTAAGAACTGAAATTGAAGATTTACGAAATCAAGAAAACATGCTGGTGGAGCAGTTGACTGATCAGGCTTCGGAATATCATCATCTTGAAAATGAACTCGAGCTGTTGAAAGCAGTGGAAGAAATGGCATTTGATGAAAAACATCCTGTTGACTTCTATGTAGAAGAGCTCAATAAGCAGGTGGAAGCAGGGAGGCAGAAACTTGTGGAATTGGAGGTCCAGTG GGATGCTTTCAGAAAACCTctggaggaaagaaaaagaagcgtCGAAGATTCACTTTGTGCGGAAAAGCCAGAGATGCTGGAAAAGCTCCAAAAGGTTAAAGAATTTGAACTGGAAACGGAGGCAGTCATATTCGAGATTCAGAAGAG GAAGGAGGATCATTCTAGACTTTCTGCTGAGCTTGAGAACCAAACCAAAATTGCTTCAAGAAAATCCTACATCCAGAGAATAACTGAGATTACGAAGAACAGCAGGAAACAAGATGCAGACGTTGAGAGGATCTTACAAGAGACTCGGGAGCTTCAATTAGAGAGTAATTCCATTCAAGAGCGCCTTCATCGGTCCTATGCAGTGCTTGAGGAAATGGTTTTCAG GGATGCAAAGAAAGACCCAGTGAGGCGGCAGGCCTACAGGCTCCTCACCAGCATCCATGAGAGCTTTCAGCAAATCTCTGAGAAGATCCTTTCCATTGACAGAACACGACGGGAAGCAGCTGAGCAGGATGCAAAACTTACAACCATGTCCTCCCGTAGCTTAGACATCAACAAATTACAAGCAGATCTTGAGGCCATCAGGAGGGAAAACGAGTTCTTGGAGCAAAAGCTCCAGCATAATTAA
- the LOC122644274 gene encoding coiled-coil domain-containing protein 22 isoform X1 — protein sequence MEEAQEILLNSLENWGVSLPVGITSVKNLTPTALVSICSQSLHLIDESSSFSTLLPDSMAEQFKICTEISAAIKSLGYRGDLSFHQFLYPSEEDSHKLVRFLVEKISETSQGRNAANRKEIKARLRGEEDKYKDSLKDRIEEADHSGVNRNNETVMSRLKELKLEPVSSDPLTDDTFLHGSLEAELISEQGNEPAVALIPETRSLKSMEKEELSEVEDLKIPMKEFEHSWTDAIVTEEHTAQRHGTLVAEFGQNISRKEQLSKLRTEIEDLRNQENMLVEQLTDQASEYHHLENELELLKAVEEMAFDEKHPVDFYVEELNKQVEAGRQKLVELEVQWDAFRKPLEERKRSVEDSLCAEKPEMLEKLQKVKEFELETEAVIFEIQKRKEDHSRLSAELENQTKIASRKSYIQRITEITKNSRKQDADVERILQETRELQLESNSIQERLHRSYAVLEEMVFRDAKKDPVRRQAYRLLTSIHESFQQISEKILSIDRTRREAAEQDAKLTTMSSRSLDINKLQADLEAIRRENEFLEQKLQHN from the exons ATGGAAGAAGCTCAAGAAATTCTGTTGAACTCTCTTGAGAATTGGGGAGTTTCTCTTCCCGTAGGAATCACTTCCGTCAAAAACTTGACTCCTACAGCCTTGGTTTCTATTTGCTCTCAATCTCTTCACCTGATCGACGAGTCTTCATCGTTTTCAACTTTGTTGCCGGATTCAATGGCAGAGCAATTCAAGATCTGTACCGAAATCTCGGCCGCTATTAAAAGTCTGGGTTACAGAGGAGATTTGAGCTTCCATCAG TTCCTGTATCCTTCTGAAGAAGACTCTCATAAATTGGTGAGATTTTTGGTGGAGAAAATATCAGAAACTTCACAAGGCAGAAATGCTGCAAACAGAAAGGAGATCAAGGCTAGATTAAGAGGAGAGGAAGATAAATATAAAGATTCTTTGAAGGATAGGATAGAAGAGGCTGATCATTCAGGGGTGAATCGGAATAATGAGACTGTAATGAGTAGATTGAAAGAGCTGAAGCTGGAACCAGTGTCATCAGACCCTCTGACTGATGACACCTTTCTCCATGGGTCCCTTGAGGCTGAATTGATTTCAGAACAGGGGAATGAACCAGCCGTTGCCCTCATACCTGAAACAAGGTCTCTGAAGTCCATGGAGAAAGAGGAGCTGAGTGAAGTGGAAGATCTCAAAATCCCAATGAAAGAATTTGAGCATTCATGGACAGATGCAATTGTTACTGAAGAACATACAGCCCAGAGACATGGTACCCTTGTTGCAGAGTTTGGACAGAACATATCACGTAAAGAACAATTATCCAAG CTAAGAACTGAAATTGAAGATTTACGAAATCAAGAAAACATGCTGGTGGAGCAGTTGACTGATCAGGCTTCGGAATATCATCATCTTGAAAATGAACTCGAGCTGTTGAAAGCAGTGGAAGAAATGGCATTTGATGAAAAACATCCTGTTGACTTCTATGTAGAAGAGCTCAATAAGCAGGTGGAAGCAGGGAGGCAGAAACTTGTGGAATTGGAGGTCCAGTG GGATGCTTTCAGAAAACCTctggaggaaagaaaaagaagcgtCGAAGATTCACTTTGTGCGGAAAAGCCAGAGATGCTGGAAAAGCTCCAAAAGGTTAAAGAATTTGAACTGGAAACGGAGGCAGTCATATTCGAGATTCAGAAGAG GAAGGAGGATCATTCTAGACTTTCTGCTGAGCTTGAGAACCAAACCAAAATTGCTTCAAGAAAATCCTACATCCAGAGAATAACTGAGATTACGAAGAACAGCAGGAAACAAGATGCAGACGTTGAGAGGATCTTACAAGAGACTCGGGAGCTTCAATTAGAGAGTAATTCCATTCAAGAGCGCCTTCATCGGTCCTATGCAGTGCTTGAGGAAATGGTTTTCAG GGATGCAAAGAAAGACCCAGTGAGGCGGCAGGCCTACAGGCTCCTCACCAGCATCCATGAGAGCTTTCAGCAAATCTCTGAGAAGATCCTTTCCATTGACAGAACACGACGGGAAGCAGCTGAGCAGGATGCAAAACTTACAACCATGTCCTCCCGTAGCTTAGACATCAACAAATTACAAGCAGATCTTGAGGCCATCAGGAGGGAAAACGAGTTCTTGGAGCAAAAGCTCCAGCATAATTAA